Within Hyla sarda isolate aHylSar1 chromosome 7, aHylSar1.hap1, whole genome shotgun sequence, the genomic segment GATGAACTTACCAAAGAGGACGAAATGCCCGTTGGACGTAATGTTCTTGAGCTGACCAATATTCGTGAATCTGCCAACTACACTTGTGTGGCTATTTCCTCTCTGGGGATGATTGAATCTGTTGCACAGATTACTGTGAAAGGTAAGCCTTTGTTCACATAGGGAGAAAGACAGCTGGACTATCAAAGCCATTACATTAACTTTTTTCTTGATTTCCTGCAGCATTGCCAAAGCCGCCAGTAGCTGTAACGGTAACAGAGTCGACAGCCACTAGTGTCACATTGACGTGGGATTCTGGGAACCCGGAGCCACTTTCCTATTATGTTATCCAGTATAAACCCAAAGCATTTGAAGGGTCTTTCCAGGAAGTTGATGGTGTCGCTACAACTCGCTACAGTATTGGTGGGCTCAGCCCTTACTCTGAATATGAGTTTCGTGTCATTGCGGTTAACAACATTGGCCGTGGACCTCCAAGTGAAGTGGTAGAAGCTCAGACAGGAGAACAGGCTCCCTCAGGTCCTCCTTTGAGAGTCCAGGCCCGCATGCTCAGTGCAAGTACTATGATAGTTCAATGGGATCCTCCCGAAGAAGCCAATGGACAAATAAGAGGATTCCGAGTATACTACACTTCAGATCCACATTTATCTTTTAGCATGTGGCAAAAGCACAGTGTGGAGGACAATCTTTTGACTACTATTGCAGGATTAACCACTGGGATCACATACAGTATCCGTGTGCTGGCATTCACATCAGTGGGTGATGGGCCACCTTCAGAGATGGTCCAAGTCAAGACACAGCAGGGAGGTGAGTGTTGGATGGATTACAGAACGTTCACAGTCTTTTAGAGTAATGTTGAGGAATACTACCAAGTCTCTAACAGAAGTTTGAagcttttccttttcatttcTTTCTTTGTCATCACAGTTCCAGCACAGCCAACTAACTTCCAGGCAGAAGCTGAATCTGACACAAGAATTATGCTGACCTGGCGCTATATACAGCAAGAACGCATCGTCTCGTATGAACTTCTGTATTGGGAAGGTCAGGATGGGCCACAAGTGAGTGACACATGAAGCCACTTATCTGCACAGAACTACTACACagtactacatccccatcatctaATGTTCTGGAATAGTCTAAATACCTTTCTTTTACATAGTCAGTAGCAGGTCATTGTGTTTCATTGATTACCAGCTTTATCTTCTCATGTCGATTATTGATGATATTggttttaatattttatatttcagCAAAAAATAACATTTGCCCCATCATCATTTTACGCTGTTGAGGGGCTGAAGCCGGACACACTGTATAATTTCCAGCTGGCGGCCAGCTCTTCTATGGGGCTTGGGGTTTACACACCAGTGATCCAGGCTAGGACAGCGCAGTCCAGTAAGTGTCTTATAACAGTGTAGCACGTATGATTGATATAGGCCTGTATATCTCTGTACATAAGTATCTGTCTACATGTTGGCTCGATGGATGTGCCTGGTGTTGTCCACACAGAGGTAAGTTATAGCATGAGGTGCTTATTATTTCAGTTCCTGCCATCCATTAATTAAATTACATGTGCACTCTGCTGCTTTCCTACATGTTAGTCTTATGGCACCAAACTATTGGATAGCAGATTGATGAGATTTTATGTAACTGTGATGAGACAGCATGGTTAAGAACACAGCGCCTGTCTCGCCTGATGCTACATCTTTACATACTTATAAAGTTGCCACAACTAATCCTTTAAGTTTAGTTTTTAAAAATCTAGTTTTTATTGGAAGTATAAGGAAGACAGTATCTGATGAGGCTGCTATGAATGCATGTCAGAAATCAAGTCAAAACAATAAGAAAGGAGCCTGTTCTACATAGAAGGTGATTGGTATATTATCAAATGCTATAAGTTTTACTACAATGGTGAACGGAATTACacgaagtcccatgcaaatctatcaACATTGTAGTTACATTTTAAGTGGAACAACAAACAAAGGAGATAATGGACTCCTCTGTGGCAGAATCCCAGAGTCTGATGACTATTTAAGAAGGCTTTGGTGGGGTGCAGGCTGGTATCTCAGTAGCAGAACCATTAGTTACCGTACATATCTATAAACCAAGTGTTTCCATTAAACTGGCTCATGTTTACAAGGCTAGAAGCCGAAATGTATCAGAGTTTACAAAACATTTACAAGTATGGATGCAGAAAGCTTTTCGGGAGTAGAAGTGGAGTAAATGTCACAGATTTTATTGAGCATAGCCACCATTTCTGCATGTTATCTTCAAGGCTGACATTTTAGTGTGAAGCATTTAGTTTGATAGAAACTTGTGAAGCTGATTGGGCAGCCAATGCCAGGACAGAGGACACATCGTTGAATGTGtagcatttttaattttttgggggatatttttaaTGTTCAGTAATTTTTTCTTCTAATTGTTTTAGTATTTGAAAACCTTTTCTCTGTTGTGTCCCATTGTAACTGGGAGTCAGGCGATGTCTCCTCTTAGTAATGATTGAGGCTGATGAGTAATGAGAGAAGCTGCTCAGAGGAGGCTTGTGAATTGCAAATTTCATTTTCATTTCTCCATATCATGTCAGATCCCTTCCTGCTGTATTTACTGCATCAGATTATGTTTTGCTCCTCATTTATCTGGTCTGTTACCGAAATAGCCTGAGCAGATATAATCCACAGTCCATAAACCTTCTTCCCTGCCTCTGAATACAGATATCAGTGGCCAAAAATAATACAGCCAGAAAGATAAATTTTTGTAAAGTTGCCTTGTTGACATCACTGGGGTTTGACCATTGCACCCAAACTGGATGCATACATCCTTATATCCAATAATTTATATTAATAAGAATTTGGTAGAAATACTACAATAATGTGTGGGGGTGCAGTTCCTCTGGAATATCAGATCTCATCTGTGAGCTTGTCTCTGGCTTCCGTCTAACATGCAAAAGATTATTAGTTTCTTCAGCATAGGTCACAATTGTGGTGTGTGGATCGGGCTATTTGGTAACAGTATTGCAGACCATTTTATTTTGCATCTACCATGTTCATCTCCTTCCCCCTTgcctgcattattttttttcatcctcAGCACCATCTGCCCCACCGCAGGATGTGGAGTGTGCCAGCCTTAGCTCCACCTCTATCCGGGTAAGTTGGGTAGCTCCACCAGTCTCCAGCCGCAATGGAGCTTTAACCCGCTACTCTTTGGCCTATCAAGCGGTGGCCGGGGAGGACACATCCCGACATGTTGTGGACAGTATCCCACCAGACGTCTCCAGCTGGGAGATCAAGGACCTGGAGAAATGGACAGAGTACAGAGTTTGGGCGCGAGCTCATACAGATGTAGGGGCTGGGCCTGAGAGCCCCCCAGTCATTGTGCGGACAGATGAGGATGGTAAGTGTCCAGGACCTGCTCTCACCTATCTGCACAATGGGATGACTCTTTAACCTGTTCTTTATCTCACTCCTTTCAACTCTCCTGAGACacagtggatggggggggggggggcacagaaagTCTTTTGCACCTCTAAGCTTCCTACCTTTTCTTCTGTCTGAATTTTCTCCTGGTCTTTACTTCAGCGATGAACTGTCTCTTACAGCATTGTTCGTAGTGAcgtcaaaataaatatatattttgtccAGTATGTCTACATTCTATCCTGTATTCCCTCATGGAACACAGATACCTCTGAGATTAGTTTAGTTTGCTCTGTGGATAcaagtttttatttattcatgttgCTGTAAATCCAATCTGAAAAGAAAAAATTCCACAGCTCAATGAGAAAATTTATTGAAAGCCCCATACACATAGGAGATGTATGGCTGGAGAAGTTAATTGATACACTTTGAAAGGTTAATTTGGGTTGATCAGCTGACCAGAGGAGCGGGCTGTGCCAAGATAATCCAAGGCCCATTATGCCCATAATCTGAAATTTACAGTTCCAAATCTGTGATGTTTTTTCTTAATACTGTAATTACCAATCTCTTGTGATGTAACACTTTTTCTCGAACAGTGCTGGGCAGTTTGACGTCTTTTCTCTGTAGTCTAGGACCTACCAGTAGAATGTTCTATTTTAGAATTTCCATTCACTTTCCTAAAATTATTTCCTTGAGTAAAGTGTTTCTACATGATTAATGCAGCATATGAGATTGGGAAAGTCTTGGTTACAGTCCTGCCGAGCCTCCTATCCCTTCTCTGCCGTCAGGGGAGTAACCGTTTTTGCCTTGCTTGGAGTTATTTGAAACAGACTAGTTGCTAAGGACAACCTGCCTACAAAGTATCCACGGCAATCAGACTGTCACACAGGTTTCAGTTGCTCAGTTTAAAGCTGGACCAGCTCACACCATGTCATTCACCATCTCAGGATGCACTATTAATCAGATTTTTCTGGCTGGGGACTTGATGGGTGCCCTTCTCAGATGTACTTTGTTCTCTGTCTTGCTCCAGTGCCCAGTGCACCACCAAGGAAGGTTGAAGTCGATTCGGCAAATTCCACATCTGTACGAGTGACCTGGAAGTCTCCACTTCCTACCAAGCAAAATGGTCAGATACGTGGCTACCAGGTGACTTATGTGCGCTTGGAAGGGGGAGAGCCTCGAGGAAACCCTGTTATTAAGGACGTCATGTTGGCAGAAGCTCAGGTAACAATGCACAATgacctctttttttccttttggtaATGCTATTTGTATAATGCCTGAACAATTTCATCCAGAAGTTACCGAGATTTGGACATAAACAGTTGGATCTTCACTGGTTGACCCTTTCATCCTTCTCTCCAACCAACTAATCCAGTCTATATTGCAGTACTCATCCAAGATGATCTGCAATGTGAAGCATGTCCCTCCTTGTAGAGCTAATACCCAAGTATCCTCCCCATACTCATGACCACACTGGCATAAGATGTGTGAACCTCCCGTGTATCCCGGCATGATATCTCGTTCCATCTTAGCATCTCTACTGTTGTAACCCTGTGACCCTTTTCCTGCAATCCCCACTTACCCCTCTTCTCTCTGTCCCTACCAGTGGAGACCAGAGGAGTCTGCAGATTACGTGAGTATACTGTGTGACATCTGTGGGCAGAGTGCGTGATCGCATCGTGTCTGCAGAGAACAGGGCGGGGCTGTCACAGACCCATCACACGTAAAGTGGTTTAGTTATTACACTTTGTAGACTAGAGTCAAATTATCcttaaaaactaaaatttgtTTCCATATTATCTTTCCAAAAGTGTGGTGTCTAGTGGTTGAAATCTTCTGCACTCTGCCACCACAAAAAGATGGGAAAGCTATAAAAATTGTGTTATTTCAAGAAGGAATTGTGGTCGCTTTATGGCTTTTTTTGCACAGCAGAGTCATAAAGGAAATGATAAAGAAGCTCATGTAAGAATCATTGGCCCTAGCAGTTCTGTGACGGCCCCTCCTGTTCTTGTTCTATAATCATCAGCTCAATGATGGGATTCTGCAATCTTTAACCTTCTGGACACATTATCTGTTCCTCCTCTTCCTGTACTTCCAAGCTTGGAGAGAGGCAGTTCTTGCATGGAGATCAGGGTCTGGTGGGACGTCAGGACTTGGGGGTGGGTGATCGGTTCCGGCAATCCGTGTTTCCTCTTCTTCTGTGTGGTTGTGATTCTCAATGGATAATCATGGGGCGCAATAATTATGGTCACTGTATAAATTGcatttctctctgtctctctggtgTTTTCCTCCATTACATCAGGACATAATTCTGTTTTTTGCACCAGACATCCACATTTACATTTTACTCATTGCTGCATTGTCGGGCACTTTCAGGATTGTTAAGATCTTCATTGATAATTATCCTACAATACTTAGGAATATTCTTGCTCTCCAAACATAAATGATGTGTAGCGCACTGAGCCACTTATCCACTCGGAGCAAGTTCCTAACCTTTGAAAGTGCCATTTGTTTTAATAGACCGCACCATTACATGGTGCTGCAGCTCCCCCTCCTGTCTGAACCTGGTACATCAGAAACACTTTCTAATTCCATTTTGATTTTATGGTTTTGCTCTCTCCCAATTTTAGGAAGCCCTGATAACTGGGCTATCTCCAGAAACCACCTACTCCATCACTGTTGCGGCATACACTACTAAAGGAGATGGTGCAAGGAGCAAACCCAAAGTCGTCACCACAACAGGAGCATGTGAGTCACATTGCAAATAAGGAATTTTAGTTACTATGCTACaccttatccttttttttttgttgttgtttgtgtcTTAGATTATAAATCTTACATAGCCGTCTCTtcactgaaaataaaaagaagctaCACTATATTTTCCTGTTGTATAATACTTTACTTCTAATTTGTAATTACTGGAGTGTGGGAAAAAAATTCTTAGAACCATCAACAAATGGACTTTATTATTACTCTTTTTGTCATTTTGAGTTTGGCCGATATCCACGGATGTTTGGCTCCTCAACACATGAACATCAACCAAAGTCTGATGTGTATTGGGATAAATAAATCTGTATTCCCAACATGGACATTTAAAGAAGcgggctatggggggggggggggggtattgttatTCGAAGGTGGAACATTACTTTGCTACATCCTATCTAATCTGTTTGCTTGAAAAATGTCATTATAGCCCTAACtctgcataaaaaaaatattcactggGAAGCTTTGGGATTGGTGAGAAGATTTCTATTGAATCACTGGGAGTCTCTGACGCAGCTGAGAAGCTTTTAGACAGGCAATTTATAGACTGAATGAGGCTCCGTATCATCTAATGATGTTACATAATGAGACTCATTTTATTTTCTTGGGGGGTAATGAATTGATAAGCTGCATCTGCATATGACAGTCACATGTGGAGCTGCATTCACAACTCTGCTGGCTGTCACTTAGAGCACCATGCTGACAGATACAAACCATACGGCACAGCTGAGATCCTGTGATACATGATATTGTAGGGGGGGGTGAGACCACAGCACAGACACTGGACCAGCAAGATTCTGCAGCACAAGAACTAGCAGGAAACCAGCAgatttgtgaatgcagctctgataTAGCTGGAGTGAATACATGATAGAAAAGTAAAATATGTAATGCATGGCTGTAATGCTGGAACCATAATGCTTAAGATGGAGACTTCATGGGTAACCAGACATTTGTGTGTATTTCAGTGCCCGGGAAGCCGAGCATAGGGATTAGCACAACCACTCAAAACACTGCGCTGATTCAGTGGCATCCACCAAGAGAATCGATGGGAGAGCTTCTGGGCTACCGCTTGCAGTATAAAcgtgtggatgaggagagattTATCACTATGGACTTTGGAAAGAATGAACATCACTACACGTTGACCAAACTACACAAGGGTGCCACCTACATCTTCAAACTGTCTGCCAAGAACCGGGCTGGTTTCGGTGAGGAGGTTGAGAAGGAGATCTCTACTCCTGAGGATGTACCTAGTGGCTTTCCACAAAACTTGCAAGTTGTGGGATTGACCACCTCCACAACAGAACTGTCTTGGGACCCTCCAGTACTGTCAGAACGCAACGGAAAGATCACAAACTATACAGTGGTTTACCGGGACATCAATAGTCCCCAAGATATGGTCAATGTCACGCGAGACACTCACATTACACTCATCAACCTCAAACCCGATACTACATATGATATCAAAGTCAGGGCAAGGACAAATAAGGGGCTTGGGCCTCTAAGTCCCAGCATACAGTCCCGCACCATGCCGGTGGATCAAGGTAAGGCTCACTTGAGAACAGTAACAGGAGTGCCACATAGTGAGTGTATCCCCAGAGATATGATACCAATTGTTTTTCTCCTCTTTTTACAGTATTTGCTAAGAACTTCAGAGTGAATGCTGTGATGAAGACCTCAGTCTTGCTGAGCTGGGAAGTTCCTGACTCTTACAAATCAGCTGTGCCTTTCAAGGTTGGTCTTTTAGGACACCACCACTGCTTCTCTGTAATGTTTTTGAGTTGGTTTCAGTGAACTTGATTTTGTCATACAGGGAAGGTTTTAAACCAAGTGTCCACATAGGTGTGACCATTGTCAGCAATCATAAGCTTGCTATGCACCTTCAGAAACGGTCGGCCAGACGTTTGTTCAGCCGACAGCTGTTCATCCcgattcccccataacatatgAAATGTTAAGCCAAGCACTCATGTGTTCTAAATGGAAGGGAGTTTTAAGCCTCAGACTCCTTTGGCTCCAAAAGGACAAAATTATTGAGAAATCTAACAGATGCCGACCCTTCTCTTCCTTGACATCTTCTATTGGGGAGAGTCAAGGGGTCAAAACTATCACTGGGAGAGAAAAAGTCTTCTTAAAACTTGacaattattaattattttttaagaTATAGGGACAAGTTTCTTACACATGTGCAAAACCAACAATAAATGCACAAATAAAGTAAAACCACAAATTGCAAGAAATAAAAGGTATACTCTAATTTCACAATCAATCAATCAGTATATCGGGTATATAGATTCAATTGGCTGATGCTGCCCCATGTATAACACAGTGACCATCACACATATAATCCATTTTGGGGTTTATTAGGGGATAGATCACAAAAGTGTTAAGTATAAGACAATTCTTGCATTGACAGCATGTATATTAACAAAATGCATTTTAACCATGCATTGATAAGATACCATAGGTCTAGAATTGGACCACTTACTCAGGTCCTTAGGCGGTCCCAGTAGAAGAGGGTCAAGAGGTCACCATATATATTCAACAAATGTCCTGTCCTGCTGTTGGGTTCAGATGACTTTTTTTCTAATGTGTTTAGGGAGGCCTGTACTATTTATTGTATAATTCTGAGTGAACAGGATTTGGAAACAAAAACAGCAAAGTATTTGTTTCTGCAAAGTAATTGTGATACTTTAGCCCTGTTTTCGCACGATTGTTCACGTTTTGCACCATAGCCCCATCCATTAATGCATAATCTTATCCGCCTTAGATTCTATATAACAACCAGAACGTAGAAGTAGACGGTCATTCCATGCGCAAGCTGATCAACAACCTTCAGCCAGATACAGACTATTCCTTTGTACTCATGCACCGAGGCAGCAGTGCTGGCGGCCTGCAACACCGAGTTTCCATCCGTACAGCCCCCGATGTCCTGCAGAGCAAACCCTCATTTACCAGCAAGTATATGGAGGACAGAAAGTTTACTATTCTCTTGCCACGAGTACAAACTTCTTCTCCAGTGAGGTAAAAGGCTTATGTTCTATTCTATTTCTATTTCATAACTTCAATAAACTTTTTGTGCAGCTCATGTTTATTGATTTTAACATTATAACAGGTGATAAGTATTTTGTTAGTCATATATGATTGAAAGTAATGTTTGTAGAGTTTATTCAGTGACTTTTAATATCGTTTGGAGCAGTCCGTTCTGGGAGCAAGAAAGTCCCTTTTATATCTCAAGGATATTCTATAATTGTCATGTATTGAAGCATACAATAATCACTGAACCTAGAATTGTCATTACCCTTTTTTGGCAGATGGTATTACATTGTGGTTGTTCCACTTGATAGTACCAGGAGTAGCCTCAGCCAACGGCAAAGCCCTGAGGATATGGAGCTGGAACAGGTGGGATATATTTAGCTATTTTACTTATTATTGGGATAAATTCACACTTCTGATTATGTATTGGGCATATATAATCATAaaggtaataatatatatatatagcatttcaCTAATATTCATCTACTGGTGGCATGACTTTTCCTTTAGATATTATCCTGTTGTTGCCTCATGAATCAATTCCATATGAAATAGGTGTATCCAGGCTCCTGTTCGGGCCATAGATCCCAAGATAATTCAGCTAATATGATGGAATGTCTTAGGTTGGAGGCTTTTCTCAGGCTTGGACACTTATAAATGCTCCATATCAGAGTCTATTCTTGCAGTATTTCATTGTGATGCTCAAGGTGCCTGTCTACATCTTAGATCCTGGAAGCCATTAATCAAGGGTCTCGTCGGCAAAAAAGACAAGCAAGCAGGAACAAGCCATACATAGCAGCCCGGCTGAACACGCTCCCAGAATCGTTTACTATTGGTGACAATAAAGAATATAATGGATTCCTGAACAAGCCTCTGGACCCTCATCTGAGCTACACCTGCTTTGTGCTCGCTGCTCTAGAAGATGGGGACACAGTAAGTCTGCAGTCTCCCTACTTTACATGTAAATTATATCAGGATTATTTATTTTAGGTCCACTGGTATATATTTTACTTCTTAGACAGAAGTGTTAGACGTAAAAACTACTTATAAAACTAATTCCATTACCCTGCGGGAAGGTTCGAGTTCACTGCTCCTTCACCCAGTCCTTGAGGAGCTGTAAGTGTTCTCAGCCTGCGGCTTATCCCGTACTGCCAGCATGGGAATATCTGTAAATACTGACTCTGCTCACCTGTGAGGACTGTGCCCAAAGCTCTGCTATACTCTTGATGTCTACATAATATTTATCTGGTGTAAGGAATGAGCATTTCAGGAACATTTGATAGTTGTCACAATGTTTAACTCTTAATGGTTTCCTCATGACTTCTGGGACCATGCAAAATATCTGTCAATGTATCTGCAAAACCATTAGGTTCTTGAGTCTTCAAAGGGAGTCAGTGGATTCTAGAAAATCATGTAGTCCTGGCAGCCTGGTGTGGTGTAACCATATTGTTCTCCCTTGTTGTTAATGCAGAAGAAGTATGCTGCCAGTCCATACTCGGATGACATTGTGGTGGAAGAAGTAGTTTCAACCAGGCAACAAGAGGAACCCGAAATGCTTTGGGTCATGGGCCCAGTCCTTGCCGTCATTCTTATCATCATCATTGTTATTGCTATTCTGTTGTTTAAAAGGTAAGGGGCCTATTCATCGACTTACACAGCTGAATGATGATCCGCTGTAGACCTCTAGAGTCCTTGATTGTACAGTATTTACATCTGTTACATCATGTGGTCATTCACTGTACCACTGTTTTCCTCCAGCTGCCTTTATGATTCCTTGAGATCTGTAGTATCTCCTGTTATAAATTTTGAGATTTAGGATGGAACTTATTAAGCTTCAATGCCTATGGTTTAACACTGAATAGTCGAAAGGTTTTTGTGCAAGCCCCTTTGCGGATTTTTGCTTCATGATACCGTAGATTGCAAAGTGCAGGGGTGGGTGCCGCTTGTAGTGCATGTTCTGTTCGCCTTTTTTATTCATTGGCTGAATCCTACAGCTGCGGAATTTTACTCAAGACCAGTGTGAGACACCAGTCTTAGTAAATTcctgttaatgttttttttttttttaaggacttTGCTATCCCTTATAAGGACAAagtatatgagaaatttttttcgGACCATTATATCACACATATGAGCCTAGTTATCCACCTACAACGTAACATAGATGGCATAATATTACTTTGTAATGTTTTAAGTAGAAACTAATGGCACAGTCTATTAGGAGCAGAACGAATATGGCAAAACTATATCAGTCTATATAAGTAATTTTGTGCCAATAAAATATCCTAAGATCTGTCCTGTTCACTTGACAGCCATGTGTCCTTACAGAACGCCACATAAGAAAACTCTTGGCCTTCCCTGTGTGTATATTTGTTAATCTTTCTTGTTATATGAATTAATCTCATTTATTCTCTTTTTGTGCTTGTCCTGGACACAGTAAGCAGGAGAGGTAGGAAGTTCCTGTATTCATGTCTCGTGCCCATAAAGCAGCCAGTTCTTGTACTAAACATTCTGTATGAAACTTCACATATTCTATAATTTATAGTCTCTCTCATTTTAGAGTATAACCAATCCCAATCAATGGTTGACCATTGTGCACATCTCAGAGGATGTACCATAAATCTCCTGAATTTTGCACATTTGCAAAGATGCAGCTAGCATACCCAAAAATACAGTAAAATTCCTTTAACTTGACAAAAATAGGTCTCAGCAAGTACTGGATAAACAGATATTCAGAGCCATCAGGGAGGCAGCCAAGAATAAACTTCTAATGTAAATGTGTAACTTGAGTGATATTCTCCTAGTTACTTATCTCTGCTTAAAGTGAATCTGTattacaaaaatttaaaaaatatattatatatttgttCTAGggacatttgatttttttttttaaacctgtcaaggtctgagtgttcagaccctgatctAGAACGTGAATGAGCtaacagagaagtgccaggacggccCCATagacagttcccatttaaacgGGTCATATGTGTTAATTGTTGGATGAATCTGCTGGATTTAGTTGAACTGGCCAACcacctaatgcagtgtttccaaacagtgtgcctccagcgattgcaaaattacaactcccagcatgctgggacagctgttggctgttttgcaactgctggaatgCACTTAGTGTATGGGGGCATCCCGACTATctggggagagaaggatcaggcagttgTACTTTCATTTTGTTCTCAGTTAAGATAAGCTACCGCCAGAGCCACCTGAAGGGGGCATACCCCTGTAGAAAACGCATACATGCTTGACCGATCCAAACAGACATGTTCATCGGGGACTTGGGAGAGAGCGTTTGTGACCAGATGAACTTTCGGCATGTGCATGTATATGTGTTTggtcgtttttttgttttgtgaggTTCCACATTATGCTACAGTCTTGTGCCACCAATCAAGACCTTTACTTAAATAGAATAAAACAAACTTTACAGAACCTGAACCTGTTATGTGGCTCGGACAGCATTTTGTTCTGT encodes:
- the PTPRF gene encoding receptor-type tyrosine-protein phosphatase F — its product is MDSALYNIWHLYGTSYATQKTPPPYSIQEGEDATVLGEPVFIRKPDDQIGISGGVASFVCQATGDPKPRITWMKKGKKVSSQRFEVIEFDDGSGSVLRIQPLRVHRDEAIYECTATNSVGEINSNAKLTVLEEEQLPHGFPVIDMGPQLKVVERTRVATMLCAASGNPDPEISWYKDFLPVDTATSNGRIKQLRSGGTPIRGALHIENSEESDQGKYECVATNSAGTRYSAPANLYVRVRRVPPRFSIPPSSHEVMPGGSVNLTCVAVGAPMPYVKWMAGVDELTKEDEMPVGRNVLELTNIRESANYTCVAISSLGMIESVAQITVKALPKPPVAVTVTESTATSVTLTWDSGNPEPLSYYVIQYKPKAFEGSFQEVDGVATTRYSIGGLSPYSEYEFRVIAVNNIGRGPPSEVVEAQTGEQAPSGPPLRVQARMLSASTMIVQWDPPEEANGQIRGFRVYYTSDPHLSFSMWQKHSVEDNLLTTIAGLTTGITYSIRVLAFTSVGDGPPSEMVQVKTQQGVPAQPTNFQAEAESDTRIMLTWRYIQQERIVSYELLYWEGQDGPQQKITFAPSSFYAVEGLKPDTLYNFQLAASSSMGLGVYTPVIQARTAQSTPSAPPQDVECASLSSTSIRVSWVAPPVSSRNGALTRYSLAYQAVAGEDTSRHVVDSIPPDVSSWEIKDLEKWTEYRVWARAHTDVGAGPESPPVIVRTDEDVPSAPPRKVEVDSANSTSVRVTWKSPLPTKQNGQIRGYQVTYVRLEGGEPRGNPVIKDVMLAEAQWRPEESADYEALITGLSPETTYSITVAAYTTKGDGARSKPKVVTTTGALPGKPSIGISTTTQNTALIQWHPPRESMGELLGYRLQYKRVDEERFITMDFGKNEHHYTLTKLHKGATYIFKLSAKNRAGFGEEVEKEISTPEDVPSGFPQNLQVVGLTTSTTELSWDPPVLSERNGKITNYTVVYRDINSPQDMVNVTRDTHITLINLKPDTTYDIKVRARTNKGLGPLSPSIQSRTMPVDQVFAKNFRVNAVMKTSVLLSWEVPDSYKSAVPFKILYNNQNVEVDGHSMRKLINNLQPDTDYSFVLMHRGSSAGGLQHRVSIRTAPDVLQSKPSFTSKYMEDRKFTILLPRVQTSSPVRWYYIVVVPLDSTRSSLSQRQSPEDMELEQILEAINQGSRRQKRQASRNKPYIAARLNTLPESFTIGDNKEYNGFLNKPLDPHLSYTCFVLAALEDGDTKKYAASPYSDDIVVEEVVSTRQQEEPEMLWVMGPVLAVILIIIIVIAILLFKSKQERKRTNSPSNKEDQTPGVKESLLGNSSDPVELRRLNYQTPGSSVPSYPSISSMREHPPISINDLSEHIDRLKANDGLKFSQEYESIDPGQQFTWENSNLEVNKPKNRYANVIAYDHSRVILTSVDGVPGSDYINSNYIDGYRKQNAYIATQGPLPETLSDFWRMVWEQRTTTIVMMTRLEEKSRVKCDQYWPSRGTETYGMIQVTLLDTVELATYTVRTFALYKNGSCEKREIRQFQFMAWPDHGVPEYPTPILAFLRRVKACNPPDAGPMVVHCSAGVGRTGCFIVIDAMLERVKLEKTVDIYGHVTCMRSQRNYMVQTEDQYIFIHEALLEAVMCGNTEVPARSLYAHIQKLSQVPPGESVTSMELEFKLLANSKAHTSRFISANLPCNKFKNRLVNIMPYEISRVCLQPIRGVEGSDYINASFIDGYRQQKGYIATQGPLAETTEDFWRMLWEHNSTIVVMLTKLREMGREKCHQYWPAERSARYQYFVVDPMAEYNMPQYILREFKVTDARDGQSRTIRQFQFTDWPEQGVPKTGEGFIDFIGQVHKTKEQFGQDGPITVHCSAGVGRTGVFITLSIVLERMRYEGVVDMFQTVKTLRTQRPAMVQTEDQYQLCYRAALEYLGSFDHYAT